One window of Arvicola amphibius chromosome 6, mArvAmp1.2, whole genome shotgun sequence genomic DNA carries:
- the Dmrta1 gene encoding doublesex- and mab-3-related transcription factor A1, with protein MEQFPSGRRDRSGGCRPHLAPGLRAAPPASPARPGPSGIPVSAAFLRPPGLFLRSAASAGRGGCAPGPGLDRALGAVGCGYPRTPKCARCRNHGVVSALKGHKRFCRWRDCACAKCTLIAERQRVMAAQVALRRQQAQEESEARGLHRFLYPGPSGTGALASGSSGRNESPQAVRRPEATAVLGAGTSRHPGSRAVPAFEVFQQDYTEGKQEPKEKNCESCQSRHEELVSHTHHRTLGSSPKGKNTTQKRGFLSSISEHPDKPNIILSPCPTEQSGGEDSPRSFSSSDLESGNESEWARDLIATRASLSKVTSRPRDPLGILTRIFPGYRRSRLEAILQFCKGDVVQAIEQILNGKEHKPDCRDPAHADLDDTAFQRASDFTLASIDFGTLSNKSALSPLEAASAAYGGDSSLYSFNPRLAFSPLRLAYSPGRALSGLVSPYLTPGLVPALPFRPALDYAFPGMIREPSHLQGKHLVTGGRLYFRPNQEHL; from the exons ATGGAGCAGTTTCCTTCAGGCCGTAGGGACCGCAGCGGCGGCTGCAGACCCCACCTGGCCCCGGGACTGCGGGCCGCTCCACCCGCATCGCCCGCGCGGCCGGGGCCGTCGGGGATCCCGGTGTCCGCGGCTTTTCTGCGGCCACCTGGCCTGTTCCTGCGATCGGCCGCCAGCGCGGGTCGCGGAGGATGCGCTCCCGGCCCGGGGCTGGATAGGGCGCTGGGGGCGGTGGGCTGCGGCTACCCGCGGACCCCCAAGTGCGCCCGCTGTCGCAATCACGGCGTGGTGTCGGCGCTGAAGGGCCACAAGCGCTTCTGCCGCTGGCGGGACTGCGCGTGTGCCAAGTGCACTTTGATCGCAGAGCGCCAGCGCGTCATGGCCGCGCAGGTGGCGCTTCGCAGGCAGCAGGCGCAGGAGGAGAGCGAGGCTCGTGGTCTGCACCGGTTCCTGTACCCGGGGCCGTCGGGGACCGGGGCTCTGGCGTCGGGGAGCAGCGGCAGGAACGAGAGTCCCCAGGCCGTGCGCAGGCCTGAGGCTACGGCTGTGTTGGGAGCGGGTACTTCAAGGCATCCCGGGAGCCGGGCGGTCCCCGCTTTCGAGGTTTTCCAGCAAGATTATACCGAGGGAAAGCAGG aACCAAAAGAGAAGAACTGCGAGTCATGCCAGAGTAGACATGAAGAACTGGTCTCCCACACCCATCACCGTACTCTGGGATCTTCTCCTAAGGGTAAGAATACCACGCAGAAAAGGGGCTTCCTGTCGTCTATTTCAGAACACCCAGACAAACCCAATATAATCCTGTCTCCTTGCCCCACGGAGCAATCAGGAGGAGAAGACAGTCCCaggtccttctcttcctctgacCTGGAATCAGGGAACGAAAGCGAATGGGCCAGAGATCTCATTGCTACCAGAGCCAGCCTTTCCAAGGTGACCTCAAGACCACGTGATCCTCTCGGAATTCTTACCAGGATTTTTCCAGGTTACAGGCGTAGCCGCCTAGAAGCCATCCTACAGTTCTGCAAGGGAGATGTTGTCCAAGCTATCGAACAGATCTTAAATGGGAAAGAACATAAGCCAGACTGCAGGGACCCAGCACACGCAGACTTGGATGACACAGCCTTCCAGAGAGCTTCAGATTTTACTCTTGCTAGCATTGACTTTGGGACTCTAAGTAATAAATCAGCTCTGTCTCCTCTTGAAGCCGCATCTGCTGCTTATGGAGGAGATTCAAGTCTCTACAGTTTCAACCCCAGGCTAGCTTTCAGCCCACTGCGCCTGGCATATTCTCCAGGAAGAGCGCTGTCTGGTTTGGTGTCGCCGTACCTAACGCCTGGACTGGTTCCAGCGCTGCCTTTTCGGCCAGCTTTGGATTATGCCTTTCCAGGGATGATTAGGGAGCCTTCCCACCTTCAAGGCAAGCACTTAGTAACTGGTGGTAGACTTTATTTCAGGCCCAATCAGGAACATCTGTAA